A DNA window from Acetilactobacillus jinshanensis contains the following coding sequences:
- the secG gene encoding preprotein translocase subunit SecG, whose protein sequence is MSVILVDSILIIIAVLMQPAKTSSAMGSLTGGANNLFSHKSRGFEGFMQKVTVVLGVIFFAAALILAWLSAH, encoded by the coding sequence ATGTCTGTAATATTGGTCGATAGCATTTTAATTATTATCGCTGTTTTGATGCAGCCAGCTAAGACCAGTAGTGCCATGGGATCTTTAACCGGTGGTGCTAATAATTTATTTTCACATAAGTCACGTGGCTTCGAAGGCTTCATGCAAAAAGTCACCGTTGTCTTAGGTGTTATCTTCTTTGCTGCCGCTTTAATCTTAGCATGGTTATCAGCACATTAA
- a CDS encoding uracil-DNA glycosylase, whose amino-acid sequence MRRFIDNDWWDVLKPEFEKEYYQRLRVFLVHEYNNHYIHPSMDNIFEAFKLTPFNKVKVVILGQDPYHEPHQAQGLSFSVMPDVKIPPSLQNIYKELYNDLGIKPVHHGCLIKWAKEGVLLLNSVLTVRNGQAFSHKGKGWERLTDAAIQKLSERKKPVVFILWGRAARNKIKLIDTSKNVVLQSAHPSPLSANRGFFGSRPFSKTNEALKALGEKPIDWQLPEHVTVAQAKKDLEA is encoded by the coding sequence ATGCGTCGTTTTATCGATAATGACTGGTGGGACGTTCTAAAGCCAGAATTTGAAAAAGAGTACTACCAGCGTTTACGTGTCTTTTTAGTTCATGAATACAATAATCATTACATTCATCCATCAATGGATAATATCTTTGAAGCCTTTAAATTAACGCCATTTAACAAAGTCAAGGTCGTTATTTTAGGCCAGGATCCTTACCATGAACCACATCAGGCTCAAGGGTTGAGTTTTTCTGTAATGCCGGATGTTAAGATTCCGCCGTCCTTACAGAACATTTATAAAGAATTGTATAATGATTTAGGTATTAAACCGGTTCATCATGGCTGCTTGATTAAGTGGGCTAAAGAAGGCGTTCTGCTTTTGAATTCGGTTTTGACGGTTCGCAACGGTCAAGCCTTTTCTCATAAAGGCAAAGGCTGGGAACGTTTGACCGATGCCGCGATTCAGAAATTATCAGAACGTAAAAAGCCCGTTGTCTTTATCTTATGGGGCCGTGCGGCCAGAAATAAGATCAAATTAATCGATACTTCAAAGAACGTGGTTCTGCAGTCTGCACACCCAAGTCCGTTATCCGCTAACCGTGGCTTCTTTGGCTCCCGTCCGTTTTCTAAGACGAACGAAGCTTTAAAAGCATTGGGTGAAAAGCCGATTGATTGGCAATTACCAGAACACGTAACCGTGGCTCAAGCAAAGAAAGATCTGGAGGCATAA
- the smpB gene encoding SsrA-binding protein SmpB: protein MAQNRKARHDYSILQTYEAGMVLKGTEIKSIRAHRVNLKDGFARIRNGQAYLENVHISPYAEGNIYNVNPRRDRKLLLHKREIHRMADAVQKKGITLVPLKIYIKHGFAKVLIGVAKGKHEYDKRAAIKKRAEKREVARYMKHY from the coding sequence ATGGCCCAAAATCGTAAGGCTCGTCATGATTATTCGATTTTACAGACCTATGAAGCCGGGATGGTTTTAAAGGGAACCGAAATTAAATCAATTCGAGCTCATCGGGTTAACTTAAAAGATGGGTTTGCCCGAATTCGTAATGGCCAGGCTTACTTAGAAAATGTTCACATCAGTCCCTATGCCGAAGGTAATATTTATAACGTTAATCCTCGGCGAGACCGTAAACTTCTGCTTCATAAACGTGAAATTCACCGAATGGCGGATGCTGTGCAGAAAAAGGGGATTACGTTAGTTCCCTTAAAGATCTACATTAAGCACGGTTTTGCTAAAGTCTTAATTGGTGTGGCAAAAGGTAAGCATGAGTATGATAAACGAGCCGCCATTAAGAAGCGGGCTGAAAAACGTGAAGTTGCTAGATATATGAAACATTATTAA
- a CDS encoding DUF1361 domain-containing protein has protein sequence MFKSKINQIRTFFIIWMILIGVFEVNTPVHFLVLNTFLAYIPIELSFLLINPNVKKHNLLFWPIWVIWLLFYPNTPYILTDLFHLAQLQPYNAEGLIKLSTPMWISYTFLFVSAVGFALIGFDGLIKISRIIANKIKTNPSLGLTISIITILTFLSSVGVFIGRFLRIHTIYLFISPRLFITPLIKMWQPRMMAFVLLFTFIQLFIYWIISLIVSDYHKN, from the coding sequence GTGTTTAAATCTAAGATTAATCAAATTCGAACGTTTTTTATTATTTGGATGATCTTAATCGGGGTCTTTGAAGTTAATACACCGGTGCATTTTTTGGTTCTTAACACCTTCTTAGCGTACATCCCGATCGAATTGAGCTTTCTTTTAATTAATCCAAACGTGAAAAAGCATAATTTACTATTTTGGCCAATTTGGGTAATCTGGTTATTATTTTACCCAAACACGCCCTACATCTTAACGGATCTTTTTCATCTAGCACAATTGCAGCCCTACAACGCCGAAGGCTTAATTAAGCTTTCCACTCCCATGTGGATCAGTTACACATTCCTGTTCGTCAGTGCCGTTGGCTTTGCGTTAATTGGCTTTGACGGCTTGATTAAAATCTCCAGGATCATAGCCAATAAAATTAAAACTAACCCATCGTTAGGGTTGACAATTTCGATCATCACCATTTTGACGTTCCTATCGTCTGTTGGTGTTTTCATCGGTCGTTTCTTAAGAATCCATACAATCTACTTATTCATCAGTCCACGACTATTCATTACACCATTAATTAAAATGTGGCAGCCGCGAATGATGGCTTTCGTATTATTGTTCACGTTCATCCAGTTATTTATTTACTGGATCATCAGTTTAATCGTTAGTGATTACCATAAAAATTAA
- the tsaE gene encoding tRNA (adenosine(37)-N6)-threonylcarbamoyltransferase complex ATPase subunit type 1 TsaE, which yields MIGKKIAPYLNPPDVLLLDGDLGAGKTTFTKGLAKGLGIKRPILSPTYVIIREYKEGRVPLYHMDAYRLDDGSGEDMGLEEYFNGDGINVVEWSKYIADELPPHNLRIVFRRDDSKGDNYRTLYFEPHGKHFENVIKKALK from the coding sequence ATGATCGGTAAAAAAATTGCACCATACCTTAATCCACCGGATGTTTTACTATTAGACGGTGATTTAGGTGCTGGTAAGACGACGTTTACCAAAGGTCTTGCGAAAGGCTTAGGTATTAAACGACCGATCTTAAGCCCAACCTACGTCATCATTAGAGAGTATAAAGAAGGCCGAGTCCCGTTATATCACATGGACGCTTACCGTTTAGATGACGGTAGCGGTGAAGACATGGGCCTAGAAGAATACTTTAATGGTGACGGTATTAACGTCGTTGAGTGGTCAAAATACATTGCTGATGAATTACCACCTCACAATTTACGAATCGTTTTTCGTCGTGATGATTCCAAGGGCGATAATTACCGAACGCTTTATTTTGAACCACATGGCAAACACTTTGAGAATGTTATTAAGAAAGCTTTGAAGTAA
- the rnr gene encoding ribonuclease R, which yields MVDSTLKLNIVNILRGYPKEDFTVEKIAQRLGYSGSAAFKMIVPVIAELEREKMIIVDKDKFHINPTKLELEGTFNSNPKGFGFVRYDDTLPDAYIAPDHTMHAMNGDVVDMRIIRPAEPGSKKGPEGAVDKIKERSYSQVVGAFAKSDDKNFYGQVKLKDHKLQGLKFYVNDVGLKPTPGEVITADITEYPNDDHPDYMVGVAKEIIGSVDDPGIDILQIVYSHKVPSQFPENVLQEADAIPDHVTKPELKGREDITHQKLITIDGDESKDLDDAGTAWKLPNGNYHLGVHIADVGHYVKAGSAIDKEAFKRGTSVYLTDRVIPMLPRRLSNGICSLFEGKLRLCMSCEMEITPKGDIIKSRIHPSYMHSDHRMTYNEVNAILEKHDPEMMKKYADVVPMLQTMAHLHKILLKHRQRLGAISFDNPEPEIIVDKKGHPIDVRVRHRGIGERMVESMMLAANETVAKTYYKKHVPFIYRVHENPDKAKVKDFINLLNVLGIEVHGDLRHHIKPKTFQKILDKVAGTPQEPVISVMMLRSMQKARYTDQELGHFGLAMKYYTHFTSPIRRYPDTMVNRMIHYYGKHGINDQSKAHFGGALEAIADHSSECEVREVQTERDTDSMKEAEYMADHIGEVFNATVSSVMKFGMFIQLPNTIEGLVHISRMNDDFYKYVDKYMALVGVHTRRTYRIGQTVKVKVIHVDVDQSQIDFTVVDPEDAPKTNILPPRHSHGHRHFNNHFHGHGYGHFGSHNHDNNNDDHKSHGFHHGHFHGHNHFGSHNDNHANNDHRSHGFHHGHGHTYGHKFFGHRHNGHGNNDHRSHGNNHGHQGNSWKSYKIKNVSKSNH from the coding sequence ATTGTGGATAGTACTTTAAAGTTAAACATTGTAAATATCTTAAGGGGTTACCCAAAAGAAGACTTCACCGTTGAGAAAATTGCTCAACGATTAGGTTACTCGGGGTCAGCCGCCTTTAAAATGATCGTTCCCGTAATTGCGGAACTTGAACGTGAAAAAATGATCATCGTTGATAAGGATAAGTTTCATATCAACCCAACGAAGTTAGAATTAGAAGGAACTTTCAATTCTAATCCAAAGGGCTTCGGTTTCGTTCGCTATGATGACACCTTACCGGATGCATATATTGCACCGGATCACACGATGCACGCCATGAACGGTGATGTCGTTGACATGAGAATCATTCGTCCTGCTGAACCCGGTTCTAAAAAGGGTCCTGAAGGTGCTGTTGATAAGATCAAAGAACGTAGCTACAGCCAGGTTGTGGGTGCTTTTGCCAAATCTGACGATAAGAATTTCTATGGTCAGGTTAAGTTAAAGGACCATAAGTTACAGGGACTTAAGTTTTACGTTAATGACGTTGGCTTAAAACCAACTCCTGGTGAAGTAATCACCGCTGACATTACCGAATACCCAAATGATGATCATCCTGATTACATGGTAGGTGTCGCTAAAGAAATTATCGGTAGTGTGGATGACCCTGGAATTGATATTCTACAGATCGTTTATTCACATAAAGTTCCGTCACAGTTCCCTGAAAACGTATTACAGGAAGCCGACGCCATTCCGGATCACGTTACTAAACCGGAATTAAAGGGCCGTGAAGACATTACCCACCAGAAGTTAATTACGATTGATGGTGACGAATCAAAAGATTTAGATGATGCCGGAACCGCATGGAAATTACCAAACGGTAACTATCATTTAGGTGTTCACATTGCCGATGTTGGTCATTACGTTAAAGCGGGTAGTGCCATTGATAAAGAAGCCTTTAAACGTGGAACTTCCGTTTACTTAACTGACCGTGTCATTCCAATGTTACCGCGTCGACTCTCAAACGGAATTTGCTCACTTTTCGAAGGCAAGTTACGTTTATGCATGAGTTGTGAAATGGAGATCACGCCTAAGGGTGACATCATTAAGAGTCGTATTCACCCAAGTTACATGCATTCTGATCACCGGATGACGTACAACGAAGTGAACGCCATTTTAGAAAAACATGATCCTGAAATGATGAAGAAGTATGCCGACGTCGTACCAATGTTACAAACGATGGCACATCTTCATAAGATTTTGTTAAAGCATCGTCAGCGTTTAGGTGCCATTTCATTTGATAACCCTGAACCTGAAATTATCGTTGATAAAAAGGGTCATCCGATCGACGTTCGAGTTCGTCATCGTGGAATTGGTGAACGCATGGTTGAATCTATGATGCTAGCTGCCAACGAAACGGTTGCCAAGACGTACTATAAGAAGCACGTTCCGTTTATTTACCGTGTCCACGAAAATCCCGATAAGGCCAAGGTTAAGGACTTTATCAATCTCTTGAACGTCTTAGGGATTGAAGTTCATGGTGATCTACGTCATCACATCAAGCCGAAGACTTTCCAGAAGATTTTGGATAAGGTCGCTGGAACTCCTCAGGAACCAGTCATTTCAGTTATGATGCTTCGTAGTATGCAGAAAGCTCGTTATACTGACCAAGAATTAGGTCACTTTGGGTTAGCTATGAAGTACTACACACATTTCACTTCGCCGATTCGTCGTTACCCAGATACCATGGTTAATCGCATGATTCATTATTATGGCAAACATGGCATTAATGACCAGTCGAAAGCTCACTTTGGTGGTGCCTTAGAAGCCATTGCAGATCATTCATCCGAATGTGAAGTTCGTGAAGTTCAAACTGAACGTGATACTGATTCCATGAAGGAAGCTGAATACATGGCTGATCACATCGGTGAAGTCTTTAACGCCACCGTTAGTTCAGTTATGAAGTTTGGGATGTTCATTCAGTTACCAAACACCATTGAAGGCTTGGTTCACATTAGTCGAATGAACGATGACTTCTACAAGTACGTCGATAAGTACATGGCCTTAGTTGGTGTTCATACTCGTCGAACTTATCGAATCGGTCAAACAGTCAAGGTTAAAGTTATTCATGTCGATGTTGATCAGAGTCAGATTGACTTCACCGTTGTCGACCCTGAAGATGCACCGAAGACGAATATCTTGCCACCAAGACATAGTCATGGCCACCGTCATTTCAATAACCACTTCCATGGTCATGGTTACGGTCACTTTGGCTCTCATAACCATGACAATAACAATGATGATCACAAGTCGCATGGCTTCCACCATGGACATTTCCACGGTCATAATCATTTTGGTTCTCACAATGATAATCATGCTAATAATGATCATAGATCACATGGATTTCATCATGGTCATGGCCACACTTATGGTCATAAGTTCTTTGGCCATCGTCACAATGGCCACGGTAACAATGATCACCGTAGTCATGGCAATAACCATGGCCATCAAGGTAACTCTTGGAAATCCTACAAGATTAAAAACGTTTCAAAATCCAATCATTGA
- the cdaA gene encoding diadenylate cyclase CdaA, which translates to MGSFAHLFLFGHLSSLLDILVIWFLIYEVIILLKGTKAVQLFRGIIIIAVIKIVSVYAGLSTVSWLMDQIINWGVIAIIIIFQPEIRRGLEHLGRGSNLSHNQSENMKTRHMIKALDTAIQYMSRRRIGALITIQMDTGLEDYIETGIKLNAHITGALLINIFIPNTPLHDGAVIIKNHRIAVAAAYLPLSQSDLIPKELGTRHRAAVGISEVTDALTIVVSEETGQVSITKDGELLHGLTRKDYLKFLKEQLLKPGYDSRNVITKSWDFLKRKLGKEPHHE; encoded by the coding sequence ATGGGAAGTTTTGCTCACTTATTTTTATTCGGTCATTTGAGCAGTTTATTAGATATTTTAGTAATTTGGTTCCTGATTTATGAAGTAATCATCTTACTCAAAGGTACGAAAGCCGTTCAATTATTTCGTGGCATTATAATCATTGCCGTTATTAAGATCGTCAGTGTTTACGCTGGTCTTAGTACCGTATCATGGTTAATGGATCAGATCATTAACTGGGGTGTCATTGCCATTATTATTATCTTTCAGCCTGAAATCAGACGTGGGCTTGAGCACTTGGGTCGTGGTTCCAATCTAAGTCATAACCAGAGTGAAAACATGAAGACTCGTCATATGATCAAGGCTCTGGATACGGCGATCCAGTACATGTCACGGCGTCGAATTGGTGCCTTGATTACGATTCAAATGGACACCGGATTAGAAGATTATATCGAAACTGGTATTAAATTAAATGCCCACATTACAGGGGCGTTATTAATTAACATTTTTATCCCAAATACACCGTTGCATGATGGTGCTGTGATCATTAAGAACCATCGGATTGCGGTCGCTGCTGCCTATTTACCACTTTCGCAGAGTGATCTAATTCCAAAAGAGTTAGGAACGCGTCACCGTGCCGCCGTTGGAATTTCTGAAGTGACCGATGCACTAACGATCGTCGTTTCTGAAGAAACGGGCCAGGTTTCAATCACTAAAGATGGTGAGTTATTACACGGGTTGACCCGAAAGGATTATTTAAAGTTCTTGAAGGAACAGCTTTTAAAGCCTGGTTATGATTCACGAAACGTAATTACGAAGAGCTGGGACTTTCTCAAGCGTAAATTAGGGAAGGAGCCTCATCATGAATAA
- a CDS encoding GNAT family N-acetyltransferase has protein sequence MMSTAFIIKTADPSDAATLLKLTKQLSQETKTVTIDPSWSKISVAQEQRQIELINHTLGNVIIIIKASHQAVGLVTVQQVKSGIGELGVAVEKKYWNLGLGTRLVQEAIRWFQTYSDLSTLFLTVENQNQAAVHVYKKCGFHFVKTIWLKGHSIMAQEMKINKKVIKK, from the coding sequence ATGATGTCAACGGCTTTTATAATTAAAACGGCTGATCCGAGTGATGCTGCAACGCTTTTAAAATTAACTAAACAGTTGTCCCAAGAAACTAAAACGGTGACGATCGACCCGAGTTGGTCAAAGATTTCCGTTGCTCAGGAACAAAGACAGATCGAGTTAATCAATCATACGTTGGGTAACGTCATTATTATCATAAAAGCGTCGCATCAAGCTGTTGGTCTAGTTACCGTTCAACAGGTAAAATCTGGGATTGGTGAATTAGGCGTTGCGGTTGAAAAGAAATACTGGAATTTGGGCTTAGGGACCCGTTTAGTTCAGGAAGCAATCCGTTGGTTCCAAACTTACAGTGATTTATCGACGTTATTTTTGACCGTTGAGAATCAAAATCAAGCTGCCGTTCACGTGTACAAGAAGTGCGGCTTTCACTTCGTTAAAACGATTTGGTTAAAGGGTCATTCGATTATGGCTCAGGAAATGAAGATTAATAAAAAAGTGATTAAGAAATGA
- a CDS encoding YbbR-like domain-containing protein, giving the protein MNKFLKSKWFYRLLSLVLAILLFVYVNQSRLIPSNNQNNQTSSHVTQQLSLTKKAQVSIPLQLNVNSNKYFVTGYPEKVKVYLSGPSALVTTVMNTQSFKVYANLNGLGAGEHRIHPMVSGLNSELRYHLSPSIIKVHVEPRKTENFPVHVKYSRSTIANGYHVTKPVADIKSVKVSGAASSIKRIHKVVALVTLDKTVNHTVHSKAALEALDKHGRLVNVILTPSTTSVKLTVDKNNN; this is encoded by the coding sequence ATGAATAAATTCTTGAAGAGTAAATGGTTCTATCGCTTATTATCCCTGGTTCTAGCTATTCTGCTGTTCGTATACGTTAACCAGTCCCGGTTAATCCCGTCTAATAATCAAAATAACCAAACCAGTTCCCACGTAACTCAGCAGCTGAGCTTGACCAAGAAAGCTCAGGTCTCAATCCCATTACAATTAAATGTTAATAGTAATAAGTATTTTGTGACCGGTTATCCTGAAAAGGTCAAAGTTTATCTGAGTGGCCCGTCAGCGCTTGTAACTACGGTGATGAATACCCAGAGTTTTAAAGTTTACGCCAATCTTAACGGACTTGGTGCCGGGGAGCATCGAATTCACCCGATGGTTAGTGGCCTGAACTCCGAGCTCCGTTATCACTTATCACCGTCTATAATTAAAGTGCATGTTGAACCGCGTAAAACGGAGAACTTTCCAGTCCACGTTAAATACAGTCGGTCAACGATTGCTAATGGGTATCACGTTACTAAACCCGTTGCTGACATTAAATCCGTTAAGGTTTCTGGTGCAGCAAGTTCAATCAAACGAATTCATAAAGTTGTTGCTTTAGTAACGCTTGATAAAACCGTTAATCATACTGTTCACTCGAAAGCCGCTTTAGAAGCACTTGATAAACACGGCCGCTTAGTCAACGTCATTCTGACGCCATCTACCACAAGTGTAAAATTGACAGTTGATAAGAATAATAATTGA
- the murB gene encoding UDP-N-acetylmuramate dehydrogenase, which translates to MSNRSISIDNIEILQNEPLSKYTFTKTGGHAENLAFPKTVDDVKQLVSYANQHHLPITTLGNASNLIISDDGIKGLVMILTHMNQYHLSGNEIIAGAGVPIIDVSVLACQHSLSGLEFAAGIPGSVGGAVFMNAGAYGGSTSQAVESAQILTKDGQIKTLTNQQLKFSYRHSVIQETHDIVLSAKFKLKSGNQTHIQSLMDNFNAQRASKQPLNWPSCGSVFKRPKGHYAGQLIHDAKLQGYQSGGAQVSRIHAGFIVNVDHATATDYLNVIHHVQQQVYKNSGVHLHTEVRIIK; encoded by the coding sequence ATGAGTAATCGTAGCATAAGCATAGATAATATCGAAATCTTACAAAATGAGCCACTTTCAAAGTATACATTTACCAAGACCGGTGGCCATGCTGAAAATCTAGCCTTTCCAAAGACGGTTGATGACGTTAAACAGTTGGTAAGTTACGCTAATCAGCATCATTTACCGATCACGACGTTAGGCAACGCCAGTAATTTAATCATCAGTGATGATGGAATTAAGGGCTTAGTAATGATTTTAACCCATATGAATCAATATCATTTGTCAGGGAATGAAATCATTGCCGGAGCTGGAGTTCCAATCATTGATGTATCGGTATTGGCTTGTCAGCATTCGTTATCCGGATTAGAATTTGCTGCCGGAATTCCTGGTAGCGTTGGTGGTGCCGTTTTTATGAACGCCGGAGCTTACGGTGGCAGTACTAGTCAAGCTGTTGAGTCCGCTCAAATTTTAACTAAGGACGGTCAAATTAAGACGCTGACTAATCAGCAGTTAAAGTTTAGTTATCGTCACAGTGTAATCCAGGAAACGCACGACATTGTCTTAAGTGCTAAATTTAAATTAAAGTCTGGTAATCAGACTCATATTCAGTCACTGATGGATAACTTCAATGCTCAGCGAGCTTCTAAGCAGCCGTTGAACTGGCCATCATGCGGGAGTGTGTTTAAACGGCCGAAAGGTCATTATGCGGGGCAATTGATTCATGATGCTAAATTGCAGGGTTACCAGTCTGGTGGTGCCCAGGTATCACGAATTCACGCTGGTTTTATCGTTAACGTTGATCACGCTACCGCAACTGATTATTTAAACGTTATTCATCATGTTCAGCAACAGGTCTACAAGAACAGTGGCGTTCATCTACATACTGAAGTTAGAATTATCAAATAG
- a CDS encoding 3'-5' exonuclease: MNFTAIDFETANRQRASACSLALTIVKNDQVVDEIYSLINPEINFNWQNTKVNGIHSKDVIGAPTFPELWKVIKPFFNNNQLVVAHNANFDNAVLCDSIDRYGLQQPRYLTLDTLKSTRKLYPGFLDYKLNTVCGQLNIPLKDHHNALCDSTACAQILIHEHQQFGDTLIRPFINVIN; this comes from the coding sequence ATGAACTTCACCGCGATCGATTTTGAAACGGCCAATCGACAACGAGCAAGTGCCTGTTCACTAGCTTTAACGATCGTTAAAAATGATCAGGTCGTTGACGAAATTTACTCATTAATTAATCCAGAAATTAATTTTAACTGGCAGAACACCAAGGTAAACGGTATTCATTCCAAAGATGTGATCGGTGCACCAACGTTTCCGGAATTATGGAAAGTCATCAAGCCGTTCTTTAACAATAACCAACTAGTCGTTGCGCATAATGCTAATTTTGATAATGCGGTTCTGTGTGACAGCATTGATCGTTACGGCCTGCAACAACCCAGGTATTTAACTTTAGATACTTTAAAATCAACCCGAAAACTATACCCGGGATTTTTAGATTATAAGTTAAATACCGTCTGTGGCCAGTTAAACATCCCGTTAAAAGATCATCATAACGCCCTATGCGACAGTACCGCTTGTGCCCAGATTCTAATTCATGAGCATCAGCAATTTGGCGATACGCTAATTAGACCGTTCATCAACGTCATCAATTAA
- the pta gene encoding phosphate acetyltransferase: MNLLDQLKTEVKGHHQKIVFPEGGDFRVLEAAAKLANDQVVEPVLLGSADKIKDLANQNGLNLNHVKIIDIKKYPKADYDKMLNALVARRHGKTTREQAKQWLQDPNYFGTMLVYMRLVDGMVSGAIHPTADTVRPALQIIKTKPGVKRVSGAFLMVKGDHRYVFADCAINLTLDADAMSEVAVESAKTAKLFGIDPKVAMLSFSTKGSAKGPMVTSVQQATQLARQKDPKLAIDGELQLDAALVPEVAELKAPGSKVAGHANVLIFPELQSGNIGYKLVQRLGGYEALGPILQGLKYPVSDLSRGCSASDIYRIAIINALQSIK; this comes from the coding sequence TTGAATCTTTTAGACCAGTTAAAAACAGAAGTAAAAGGTCATCATCAGAAGATTGTTTTCCCAGAAGGTGGCGACTTCCGAGTCTTAGAAGCTGCCGCTAAATTAGCTAACGATCAAGTTGTTGAACCCGTTTTATTGGGATCAGCTGATAAGATTAAAGATCTCGCTAATCAAAATGGCTTAAACTTAAATCACGTTAAAATTATTGATATTAAGAAATATCCAAAAGCTGATTATGACAAGATGCTTAATGCATTAGTTGCCCGTCGTCACGGCAAGACCACTCGTGAACAGGCTAAACAATGGCTGCAGGATCCGAACTATTTCGGCACCATGCTAGTTTACATGCGTCTAGTTGACGGGATGGTATCCGGAGCCATTCACCCAACTGCTGATACCGTTCGCCCAGCTTTACAGATCATCAAGACCAAGCCTGGTGTTAAGCGAGTTAGTGGTGCATTTCTCATGGTTAAGGGTGATCATCGTTATGTCTTTGCTGACTGTGCCATTAATTTAACGTTAGATGCCGACGCCATGAGTGAGGTTGCGGTCGAAAGTGCCAAGACCGCTAAATTATTTGGGATCGATCCAAAGGTTGCCATGCTTAGCTTTTCAACTAAGGGTTCTGCTAAAGGACCGATGGTTACTAGCGTTCAGCAAGCAACTCAGTTAGCTCGTCAGAAAGATCCTAAGTTAGCGATTGACGGTGAATTACAGTTAGATGCTGCATTGGTACCCGAAGTCGCTGAATTAAAGGCCCCTGGATCTAAAGTGGCTGGACACGCTAACGTCCTGATTTTTCCTGAATTACAGTCAGGCAACATCGGTTACAAATTAGTTCAGCGCTTGGGCGGTTATGAAGCTTTAGGGCCGATTTTACAGGGCCTTAAGTATCCTGTATCAGACCTTTCTCGTGGCTGCAGTGCTAGTGATATCTATCGAATTGCGATCATTAATGCTCTTCAGTCAATCAAATAA